A part of Numenius arquata chromosome 2, bNumArq3.hap1.1, whole genome shotgun sequence genomic DNA contains:
- the NANP gene encoding N-acylneuraminate-9-phosphatase, with product MGVHGVRAVFFDLDNTLVDTAAAGRRAIEEVINALQSKHNYSEGEARLICDKVQAKLLKECHDPAKMCITDLRISHWEEAIQETTGGETNRQLAAECYFLWKTTRLQHLTLAEDTRDMLIELRKGLRLLLLTNGDKQTQREKIEACACQPYFDAIVVGGEQKEEKPAPSIFHYCCDLLGVQPAECVMVGDSLDTDIQGGLNAGLKATVWLNKAMTTPVDISPVPHYIISSVLDLPEVLQKMEHKINSKLGTDHTAGSNDAH from the exons ATGGGGGTGCACGGCGTCAGGGCGGTGTTCTTCGACTTGGACAACACGCTGGTGGacacggcggcggcggggcggcgcgccaTCGAGGAG GTGATAAACGCCCTGCAGTCGAAGCACAACTACAGCGAGGGAGAGGCCCGCCTCATCTGCGACAAGGTGCAGGCCAAGCTCCTCAAGGAGTGCCACGACCCCGCCAAGATGTGCATCACCGACCTGCGGATCTCCCACTGGGAGGAGGCCATCCAGGAGACCACCGGCGGGGAGACAAACCGGCAGCTGGCCGCCGAGTGCTATTTCCTGTGGAAAACGACCCGGCTCCAGCACCTCACCTTGGCCGAGGACACGCGGGACATGCTCATCGAGCTGCGGAAAGGTCTCCGCTTGCTGCTCCTGACCAATGGCGACAAGCAGACGCAGCGGGAGAAGATCGAAGCCTGCGCCTGCCAGCCCTACTTTGACGCCATCGTGGTGGGGggagagcagaaagaagaaaaaccagcGCCATCCATATTTCATTACTGCTGCGACCTCCTGGGGGTGCAGCCTGCAGAGTGTGTGATGGTTGGGGACTCTCTAGACACAGATATTCAAGGAGGCCTGAATGCTGGCTTGAAGGCGACTGTCTGGTTAAACAAAGCAATGACTACCCCGGTAGATATCTCCCCAGTACCTCATTatattatttcttctgttctggaTCTTCCAGAAGTTTTGCAGAAGATGGAGCACAAAATTAATTCTAAGTTAGGAACTGACCATACAGCTGGTAGTAATGATGCACACTGA